GGAGGAGGTCGACTCGGTCGTCGCCGGCACTCACGAGGGTTGCGTGGTCTGCGAGATTCGCTCGTCGGTCCACGGGAGCGTCGTCGCTCAGACAGACGTACGTCGGGGCCGCGTCGTCGAGAATAGCGGCGTCTACTGGCGTCCGTCCGCTCGAGTCGACCACGACCCGAGCAGGCTGTTCCGGTCGGTCGTTTTCGACCCGTCGCTCGCACAGGGCTTCGTCTTTGACTGTCAGGTGTGGATCGTCAGCGAGAACAGTTCCGACGCCGACCACAATAGCGTCGCTCTCGGCTCTGAGTCGGTCCATGCGGGCGAAATCAGGCTCACCGCTGATCGCAACCTGCTCGCGGCGTCTCGAGGAGAGTTTGCCGTCCGCGCTCGTGGCGGCGTTGACGACGACGTGCATACGCCTTGCTGCGTAGCGGTCCCTAAAGAAGCTACTGCGGACGCGATGGCGCTGTCGTCGGACTATCGCTGGCCGTTGGTGACAACCTGTGAACGGTCCCTCGGTTAGACCACTTCGACGTCACCGATCATCGTCGACTGGTGGGGCTCACAGACGTACTGGGTCATCTCGTCGGTCACTTCGTCGATCTCGAGCGTCTGCGTTTCTCCTTCGTCGCCCATCAGGTCGGTCTCGTAGCCGTCGACGACCTCGTCGTCATCGTCTCGAATCTCGATGTTGTGGTCGACGCCGTCGATGTTCTCCCACGTAATCTCGTAGGACTCTCCTTCTTCGAGGGTGAGCGTCGGGTTCTCTTCGTCGGCGATTTCGTCCGGTGCGACGCCAGTCCAAGCTTCCGTTTCGCCGTCGAGTTCGATCTCTCCCGGCTCGATCGGTTCGCCGTTTCCGTTCTCGTCGTCGTTCTCGTCGTTACCGTTCTCGCCGTTGCCGTTCCCGTTATCGTCGTTACATCCCGCCAGGGCTGCTGGAAGGGCGGCGACGGCACTCAGCTTGAGTATTCGCCGTCGGGTTGGTGACTCGTCTGGTGACATGCTGTATACACGTTATCCGCGCCATTTCCATAACCTGCTGCCTGGCACTCTCAGGGCTGCAAATTCCGGCATTTCGCTGTTCCAGATGGTGGTCCGTGTTGTGTAATACCACTCACCCGAAGCAGTACCGCGTTCGGCCACTCGTTTTCCTCACCCGCTCGCTCCGTTGCGCGAACGCTTTTTAATCCCCCACCCGAAAAGCCACTGATGGAACTCGATAAGCATGCTGAGGATCTTGCCTCCGACCTCGGTGTTGACAAAGAGGAGGTTACCGCAGACTTGCAGAATCTGGTGGAGTACAGCGTCCCCATCGATGAAGCCAAGCAGAGCCTTCGGCGCAAGTACGGCGACGGCTCGAGCGATGGTGGCGGTGCTCCCTCGAGCAAGGATCTCGGTGATGTCACGCCCGAGGACGGAAACGTCACCGTCACGGGCGTCGTGTTGACGGCCGGAAAACGCTCGATTCGCTATCAGGGCGACGACCACGTCATCGTCGAGGGTCGCCTCGCCGACGAGACCGGTGCGATCGATTACACCGCCTGGGAGGACTTCGGTCTCTCGTCGGGCGATACGATCACGGCGGGGAACGCGGGCGTCCGCGAGTGGGACGGCGAACCCGAACTCAACCTCGGCGAGAGCACGTCGCTATCCTTCGAGGAGGAATCGCTCGACGTCCCGTACGACTCCGGCGGCGAGTCCCAACTCGCCGACCTCCATACCGGCGACCGTGCCGTCACCGTCGAAGTCACCGTCACGGACTGTGAACGCCGGACGATCGACGGCCGCGACGGCGAGACCGAAATCTTGAGCGGCGTCTTCGGCGACGAGAGCGGCCGACTGCCGTTTACGAACTGGGATCCAGCACCCGAAATCGAAGCCGGCGGGACGGTTCGCATCGAGAACGCCTACGTCCAGGAGTTCCGGGGCGTCCCCGAAGTCAACGTCTCGGAGTTCTCGAGCGTCACGTCACTCGAGGGCGAGATCGACGTCGGTGCCGACGCGACGACGATGGACGTCGGCGACGCCGTCCGAACGGGTGGCATCTACGACGTCGAACTCAGCGGCAACGTGATCGCCGTCCGCGACGGCTCCGGGCTCATCCAGCGCTGTCCCGAGTGTTATCGCGTCGTCCAGAAAGGCCAGTGTCGAACCCACGGCGACGTCGACGGCATCGACGACATGCGGGTCAAAGCGATCCTCGACGACGGCACCGGTGCCGTCACCGTCGTCCTCGACGACGACCTGACCGAACAGGTCTACGACGGTACGCTCGAGGACGCCCTCGAACAGGCCCGCGAAGCCATGGATCAGGAAGTCGTCGCCGACACGATTCGCGACCGAATCGTCGGCCTCGAGTACCGCGTGCGCGGCCACCTCTCGGTCGACGAGTACGGCTCGAACCTCGACGCCGAATCCTTCGAGGAGCAAAGTGACGACCCGACGGCCCGTGCACGGGCCTTCCTCGAGGAGGTGGACGCATGAGCGCCAACGACGACGACGGCGAGGATATTCCCGGCCGAGAGATCGCCTACCGGCTGTTCGCGAAGGAGTACGACGACGCGTCGTTCTCCTACGCCGAGAGCGACGAGGAACGCGCGCCGAATTACGTCATCTCGCCGACGGGGGCGCGACTCAACCGCATCTTCGCCGTCGGCACGCTGACGGAAATCACGTCGGTCAACGACGAGATGGTTCGCGCCCGCATCGTCGATCCGACGGGTGCCTTCGTCGTCTACGCCGGCCAGTACCAACCCGACGAACTCGCCACCCTCGAGCAACTCGAGGCTCCCGAATTCGTCGCGGTGACGGGCAAGGCTCGAACGTTCCAGCCGGACGACTCCGATCAGGTCTACACCTCGATTCGTCCGGAGAGCATCGCGACGGTCGACGCCGACACCCGCGACCGGTGGGTCGTCAGCGCGGCCGAACAGACGCTCGAACGCATCGGCACGTACGCCGCCGCAGCCGACGTGGCCGCCCACGGCGACGAATTGAGCGATGCGCTCGCGGCCGTCGACACCGACGCTGGCCTCGCCGCGGGCATCCCGCTCGCCCAGGACCACTACGGAACGACGCCCGCCTACCTCACAGATCTTCGCGAGTGCGCCCTCGAGGCCGTCGAAGTCGTCGCGGACGAGCGCGACCAGGTCGGCACGCACGATTTGCAGCCGAGTGACTCGAGTCCCGACGCCGACGTGACGTTCGCCTCGCTCGCCCCCTCCTCGAGCGTCGACCTCGAGCGACTCGAATCGCTCGCGGGCACCGACACTGCCGATGGAACGCAACACGAAACGGCGGAGAGCGAACTCGAGGCCGATGGCGAGCCCGACGCCGAGGTGGCCGTCGCCGGCGAGAGCGAGTCGATCGATTCCGGATCGGCCGCCGGCACAGCAACCGCGACGGATCGGGAGGCTGCCTCTGAAACCGAATCCGACGCAGCCGACGAAGCTGCACTCGAGGCCGAATCCGACGCAGCCGACCCAGTCGAGGAGGCGCCACTCGAAACGGACGCCGAGACGACCGACGATTCGATCGAGGGCGACGACACCGTCACGGCCGACTCGAGCGACCCGTCCTCGGAATCCGAACCCAGCGATGCCGAGCCATCGAGCGGAGGTGCTGACGCTGAGGCGGATCCGGACGACGACCTCGGCGATTTCGACGCTGGCGACTCCGGAATGTACGAGATGGACGACGACGAGCGCGAACAACTCGAGGAGGAGTTCGGCACCGAGTTCACGACCGGCGGTGAGGTCGACGATCCCGGTGAGGCGGATATCGACGTCCCAGAACCCGAGGACGACGGGACTGACGACACATCCAGTGAATCCACTGCAGAGAGCGTCGACGCGTCGCCTGACGACGATGACGACATCGGCGAGCCACCGGAATCTGGACTCGAGACGGCGTCCGAACCCGAACCTGACCCAACGGACGAACTCGAGGAGGGAGCCGACGCTGCTGAGACCGAAGAAGAGACGGCGACGGACGCAGCCGACGCTGCCGACGCTGATGAATCTGTGAGTGAGGACGAACTCGCTGGCGAGGACGACGACCCCGCCGACGACGTCGACCTGCAGACGGCCGTCGTCGAGACGATGGAAGAACTCGACGACGGCGACGGTGCCGACCGATCGGAACTCGTCGAAACCGTCGCTGACGAGACGGGCGTCGCCGAAGGCGACGTCGAAGACGCGATTCAGGACGCGCTCATGGGCGGGCAGTGTTACGAACCGGACGACGAGACGCTCAAGGCGATCTAACTCCGTTCTCGAGCTTACTCATGTCCGACGAGTCCCGTCGATCCGCCGTGGCCCGCGTCGAACCGGTTCCCGACGAACCGGCGGCGATTGCGACCGTCGGTGACAAACGCGCACTGCTCGTCGCCGACTATCACGCTGGCTACGAAGCCGGATTGCGCTACGAACGCGGCGTCACGGTTCCGAGTCGGGCCACAGAGCGCCGCGAACGCCTTCTCACGCTCCTCGAGCGAACCGATCCCGACCGACTCGTCGTACTTGGCGATCTCATGCACTCGATTGGCGACCCAGGCGGGGCCGAACGCGGCGAACTCGAGGTCTTACTCGAGTCAGTTCCGCGGACGATTCCCGTCACGGTGGTGAAAGGCAACCACGACGGGGCAATCGAGACGTGGCTCACCGAGGACGAAGCTGAGATCGAGACGAGCGTGACGGTCGTCTCCGGTGCCGGCATCGACCTGGGGGAGGGTACCGTCGGTGTCTGTCACGGTCACACCTGGCCCGCACCGGCCACGCTCGAGTGCGACGTGCTCTGTCTCGGCCACGAACACCCCTGCGTCCGCCTCGAGGACGACGTCGGCGGCAGCCGCGTCGAACGCACGTGGCTTCGCGGCGAACTCGACCCCAAGCCGTTCCGACCGCGACCCGAGTACGAGGGGCTCTCGTGGCTGAGCGACGAGGCTGTCGAGCCCCCTCGAGTCGTGGTTCTCCCGGCGTTCAACGACCTCGTCGGTGGAACCTGGATCAACGTCCCCGGCCAGTCGTTTCTCTCGCCGTTCTTGCCGGCCGGCATCGCCAGTGGCGAAGCCTATTTGCTCGACGGAACGCGACTCGGGCCGTACCAGTCGGTGTAGCGTGGAAGCAATGCTGGTAGCTGCCCTCGAGTAAGATC
The Natronorubrum sediminis genome window above contains:
- a CDS encoding 2,5-diamino-6-(ribosylamino)-4(3H)-pyrimidinone 5'-phosphate reductase; its protein translation is MHVVVNAATSADGKLSSRRREQVAISGEPDFARMDRLRAESDAIVVGVGTVLADDPHLTVKDEALCERRVENDRPEQPARVVVDSSGRTPVDAAILDDAAPTYVCLSDDAPVDRRANLADHATLVSAGDDRVDLLRAFATLQEEGLERLMVEGGGELIFSLFECGLVDELRTYVGGTVIGGRDAPTLADGAGFVEDFPSLALERVERIDDGALLCWTVED
- a CDS encoding cupredoxin domain-containing protein, translating into MSPDESPTRRRILKLSAVAALPAALAGCNDDNGNGNGENGNDENDDENGNGEPIEPGEIELDGETEAWTGVAPDEIADEENPTLTLEEGESYEITWENIDGVDHNIEIRDDDDEVVDGYETDLMGDEGETQTLEIDEVTDEMTQYVCEPHQSTMIGDVEVV
- a CDS encoding Single-stranded DNA binding protein, whose translation is MELDKHAEDLASDLGVDKEEVTADLQNLVEYSVPIDEAKQSLRRKYGDGSSDGGGAPSSKDLGDVTPEDGNVTVTGVVLTAGKRSIRYQGDDHVIVEGRLADETGAIDYTAWEDFGLSSGDTITAGNAGVREWDGEPELNLGESTSLSFEEESLDVPYDSGGESQLADLHTGDRAVTVEVTVTDCERRTIDGRDGETEILSGVFGDESGRLPFTNWDPAPEIEAGGTVRIENAYVQEFRGVPEVNVSEFSSVTSLEGEIDVGADATTMDVGDAVRTGGIYDVELSGNVIAVRDGSGLIQRCPECYRVVQKGQCRTHGDVDGIDDMRVKAILDDGTGAVTVVLDDDLTEQVYDGTLEDALEQAREAMDQEVVADTIRDRIVGLEYRVRGHLSVDEYGSNLDAESFEEQSDDPTARARAFLEEVDA
- a CDS encoding metallophosphoesterase — translated: MSDESRRSAVARVEPVPDEPAAIATVGDKRALLVADYHAGYEAGLRYERGVTVPSRATERRERLLTLLERTDPDRLVVLGDLMHSIGDPGGAERGELEVLLESVPRTIPVTVVKGNHDGAIETWLTEDEAEIETSVTVVSGAGIDLGEGTVGVCHGHTWPAPATLECDVLCLGHEHPCVRLEDDVGGSRVERTWLRGELDPKPFRPRPEYEGLSWLSDEAVEPPRVVVLPAFNDLVGGTWINVPGQSFLSPFLPAGIASGEAYLLDGTRLGPYQSV